From Crassaminicella indica, one genomic window encodes:
- the radA gene encoding DNA repair protein RadA, with protein MAKKEKTIFVCQNCGYESPKWMGQCVCGSWNTMVEERISATNQYKKSPTITSSTKPLSIKEIKSSNYDRLNTYIKELNRVLGGGMVKGSLTLISGEPGIGKSTLILQASSNIAKEYGTVLYVSGEESEEQIKMRAERLCAVEDRLMIVSETNVDRIKEYIQELCPVFVIIDSIQTLFKPDLSSAPGSVSQVRECTNNIMHLAKTKNIPIFIVAHVTKTGELAGPRILEHLVDTVLHFTGERTQEFRVVRALKNRFGTTSEIGVFEMREEGLMEVANPSEMFLEGLNNMEGSIVISSLEGTRPLLLEIQALVAPTNLGFARRAAIGIDLNRLNLILAVLEKKVGIPLMNQDVYVNVVGGLKPEGTSSDLGVALAIYSSMRGLIIPTTNTIAIGEIGLTGELRSVSNIEKMIKEAAKMGFKRCILPKKIIKKLKLEEQIKLIGANSLKDAIDCMFFEN; from the coding sequence ATGGCAAAAAAAGAAAAAACTATTTTTGTATGTCAAAATTGCGGCTATGAAAGTCCTAAATGGATGGGGCAATGTGTATGTGGCAGTTGGAACACTATGGTAGAAGAACGGATTAGTGCAACCAATCAGTACAAAAAATCACCAACTATTACAAGTTCTACAAAACCTTTATCGATTAAAGAAATAAAATCAAGCAATTATGATAGACTAAATACTTATATAAAGGAACTTAACCGAGTATTAGGAGGGGGAATGGTAAAGGGTTCACTAACATTAATATCTGGAGAACCTGGAATTGGTAAGTCTACGTTAATATTACAAGCAAGCAGCAATATTGCAAAGGAGTATGGTACAGTTCTTTATGTTTCAGGAGAAGAATCAGAAGAACAAATAAAAATGAGAGCAGAAAGACTTTGCGCAGTAGAAGATAGATTAATGATTGTATCAGAAACTAATGTGGATAGGATTAAGGAATATATACAAGAATTATGTCCTGTATTTGTAATTATTGATTCTATACAAACTCTTTTTAAACCAGATTTATCTTCTGCACCTGGTAGTGTTTCTCAGGTACGAGAATGTACAAATAATATTATGCATCTAGCTAAAACAAAAAATATTCCTATATTTATTGTTGCACATGTGACAAAAACAGGAGAATTGGCAGGGCCGAGGATATTGGAGCATCTTGTAGATACGGTACTTCATTTTACAGGAGAGAGGACTCAAGAATTTAGGGTTGTTCGAGCTTTAAAAAATCGTTTTGGAACAACTAGTGAGATTGGTGTTTTTGAAATGAGAGAAGAAGGATTAATGGAGGTTGCTAATCCATCAGAAATGTTTTTAGAGGGGCTTAACAATATGGAAGGATCTATTGTTATTAGTAGTTTAGAAGGAACAAGGCCTCTGCTTTTAGAAATTCAGGCATTAGTTGCTCCAACCAATCTAGGATTTGCAAGAAGAGCAGCCATTGGTATTGACTTAAATCGATTGAATTTAATTTTGGCAGTTTTAGAAAAAAAGGTAGGAATTCCTCTTATGAATCAAGATGTTTATGTAAATGTAGTTGGGGGACTCAAGCCTGAAGGAACTTCATCAGATTTAGGGGTAGCTCTTGCTATTTACTCAAGTATGAGAGGATTAATAATTCCTACTACAAATACTATTGCTATTGGAGAAATCGGGTTGACCGGAGAATTAAGATCTGTTTCCAATATAGAGAAGATGATTAAAGAGGCTGCAAAAATGGGATTTAAAAGATGTATACTCCCTAAAAAGATTATAAAAAAATTAAAATTAGAGGAACAAATTAAATTGATAGGAGCAAATTCTTTAAAAGATGCCATAGATTGTATGTTTTTTGAAAATTAA
- the disA gene encoding DNA integrity scanning diadenylate cyclase DisA: MESIKILAPGTPLREGLENVLRAKTGALIVIGDNEEVMNLVDGGFSINVDLSTAYLYELAKMDGAIILSSDAKKILYANTQLIPDPSIPSSETGIRHRTAERVARQTGLIVISISQRRNIITIYKGYSKYIVQDTNKILNKANQAIQTLEKYRKVLDQAMTNLSGLEFEDLVTIQDVAIVLQRTEMVMRIVSEIDKYISELGNEGRLVSMQLEELLANVKEDGKYVVEDYMVKDENVNYNTVSRQIKNLSSEELLDLSNIGKILGYNGTLNDLLDIPVSPRGFRILSKVPRLPMSVIQNVVEHFSDFQSILKASIEELDDVEGIGEIRARAIKEGLRRVQEQVLLDRHIR, translated from the coding sequence ATGGAATCGATTAAGATACTAGCTCCTGGTACGCCTTTAAGAGAAGGACTAGAAAATGTTTTAAGAGCTAAAACAGGGGCTTTGATTGTTATAGGGGATAATGAAGAAGTGATGAACCTTGTAGATGGAGGTTTTTCTATAAATGTTGATTTGTCAACGGCATATTTGTATGAGCTGGCAAAGATGGACGGGGCAATTATACTAAGTTCAGATGCAAAAAAAATATTATATGCAAATACGCAGTTGATTCCTGATCCGTCTATACCTTCTTCGGAAACTGGTATAAGACATAGAACTGCTGAGAGAGTGGCTCGACAGACGGGGCTTATTGTTATATCTATCTCACAAAGAAGAAACATTATAACTATTTACAAAGGCTATTCCAAATATATTGTCCAAGATACCAATAAAATATTAAACAAAGCAAATCAAGCTATTCAAACTTTGGAAAAATATAGAAAAGTTTTAGATCAAGCAATGACTAATTTAAGTGGTTTGGAATTTGAAGATTTAGTTACTATTCAAGATGTAGCTATAGTACTCCAAAGAACAGAAATGGTTATGCGTATTGTTTCTGAGATAGATAAATATATTAGCGAATTAGGAAATGAAGGACGCCTTGTAAGTATGCAGTTAGAAGAATTATTAGCCAATGTCAAAGAAGATGGAAAATATGTAGTTGAAGATTATATGGTGAAGGATGAAAATGTAAATTATAATACAGTAAGTAGGCAAATAAAAAATCTATCTTCTGAAGAACTATTGGATTTATCTAATATTGGCAAGATTTTAGGCTATAATGGAACCTTGAATGATTTATTAGATATACCTGTTTCACCACGGGGTTTTAGAATTTTAAGTAAAGTTCCAAGACTGCCTATGTCTGTAATTCAAAATGTAGTAGAGCATTTTAGCGATTTTCAGAGCATATTAAAAGCATCTATAGAAGAACTAGATGATGTAGAAGGAATTGGTGAGATTAGAGCAAGGGCTATTAAAGAAGGACTAAGAAGGGTACAAGAACAAGTACTACTAGATCGACATATTCGTTAA
- a CDS encoding DUF1573 domain-containing protein translates to MDNSILHKFQNSVSEVLIRHKSILDIISKYQESCARVNRSIIKAATSCGCIHINAKAQEIPKDISYDELKDFLENHISGDLCDICKDKINEEMGNHLFYLVAICNSLDLDIHEILTKQCKNINTLGKYSLY, encoded by the coding sequence ATGGACAATTCTATTCTTCATAAATTTCAGAATAGTGTTTCAGAAGTGCTTATTCGACATAAAAGTATTCTTGATATTATATCAAAATATCAAGAGAGTTGTGCAAGAGTAAATAGATCTATTATAAAAGCCGCTACAAGCTGTGGATGTATTCATATCAATGCAAAGGCACAAGAAATACCAAAAGATATTTCTTATGATGAATTAAAGGATTTTTTAGAAAATCATATTTCTGGAGATCTTTGTGATATTTGCAAAGACAAAATAAACGAAGAAATGGGAAATCATTTATTCTATCTAGTAGCGATTTGTAATTCACTAGACCTTGATATTCATGAAATATTAACTAAACAATGTAAAAATATTAATACTCTTGGAAAATACAGCTTATACTAA
- a CDS encoding CarD family transcriptional regulator, which yields MFNIGDKVVYPMHGAGIIEAIEEKEILGKKRKYYIMKMPLGDMKVMIPLDNVEDIGLREIVSLKEVDQVVAVLNDDISKMPKNWNRRYRANMDKIRSGDIYEVAMVVRNLTLRDREKGLSTGERKMLANAKQILISEIVLARGIEEKVAEDLIDTAIQ from the coding sequence ATGTTCAATATCGGTGATAAAGTGGTTTACCCTATGCATGGTGCAGGGATTATTGAAGCCATAGAAGAAAAAGAGATATTGGGGAAGAAGCGTAAATATTATATTATGAAGATGCCTCTAGGAGATATGAAAGTAATGATCCCTCTTGATAATGTAGAAGATATCGGATTAAGAGAAATCGTATCTTTAAAGGAAGTAGATCAAGTAGTAGCTGTATTAAATGACGATATTTCTAAGATGCCTAAAAACTGGAATAGACGATATAGAGCAAATATGGATAAGATAAGAAGCGGAGATATTTATGAGGTTGCTATGGTTGTGAGAAATTTAACCTTAAGAGATAGAGAAAAAGGTTTGTCGACAGGAGAAAGAAAGATGCTAGCGAATGCAAAACAAATCCTAATAAGTGAGATTGTATTGGCTAGAGGCATAGAAGAAAAGGTTGCTGAAGATTTAATTGACACAGCTATTCAATAA
- a CDS encoding PIN/TRAM domain-containing protein: MFNKIVRGALTLAGASVGYAAAIFLIKLAKVQDFVQMPEITPVMGIVVSVIGAILGGIIFFTITPWLMKKGLSSANWVEGELQKIPTMDMVIGALGLIIGLVIAYLISSLLMGISIPLVGPILSIMLYIFLGYLGVSLATKKREDLGNISMLFKKNIAAKEKVETKKENSGIPKILDTSVIIDGRIADIVQTGFVEGPIVIPEFVLEELRHIADSSDSLKRARGRRGLDILNRIQKELPIEVKITDKDFEEVSEVDIKLLRLGQFMGGKVVTNDYNLNKVAELQGVPVLNINELANAIKPVVLPGEEMVVQVIKEGKESGQGVAYLDDGTMIVVEGGRKHIGETMGVLVTSVLQTAAGRMIFAKPKMMVDKTA; this comes from the coding sequence ATGTTCAACAAAATCGTAAGAGGTGCATTAACCTTAGCGGGTGCTTCAGTTGGTTATGCAGCTGCTATATTCTTGATAAAGCTGGCTAAAGTTCAAGACTTTGTACAAATGCCAGAGATTACACCTGTTATGGGAATTGTTGTGAGTGTTATAGGTGCGATATTAGGTGGAATTATATTTTTTACTATTACTCCGTGGTTGATGAAAAAAGGTTTAAGTTCAGCAAACTGGGTAGAGGGAGAGCTTCAAAAAATTCCTACTATGGATATGGTTATTGGAGCTTTAGGATTAATCATTGGGTTGGTTATTGCTTATTTAATTAGCAGCTTGCTAATGGGGATATCTATTCCATTAGTTGGACCTATTTTATCTATCATGCTGTATATATTTTTAGGATATTTAGGTGTGAGCTTAGCAACGAAAAAAAGAGAAGACTTAGGGAATATTTCTATGCTGTTTAAAAAGAATATAGCAGCTAAGGAAAAGGTAGAGACAAAGAAAGAAAATAGTGGTATTCCTAAAATATTAGATACTAGCGTGATAATTGATGGTAGAATTGCAGATATCGTGCAGACAGGCTTTGTAGAAGGACCTATTGTGATTCCAGAGTTTGTTCTTGAAGAATTAAGACATATTGCAGATTCATCAGACAGTCTAAAAAGGGCAAGAGGTAGAAGAGGGTTAGATATTTTAAATCGTATCCAAAAGGAATTGCCTATAGAAGTAAAGATTACAGATAAAGATTTTGAAGAGGTGTCAGAAGTAGATATAAAATTATTAAGACTTGGTCAATTTATGGGTGGAAAAGTTGTTACAAATGATTATAATTTGAATAAAGTTGCTGAACTTCAAGGAGTACCTGTACTGAATATTAATGAGCTTGCAAATGCCATAAAACCAGTAGTTCTGCCTGGCGAGGAAATGGTTGTACAAGTGATAAAAGAAGGAAAAGAATCAGGGCAGGGAGTAGCGTACTTAGATGATGGAACAATGATTGTTGTAGAAGGTGGAAGAAAACATATTGGAGAGACTATGGGGGTTCTTGTTACTAGTGTGTTGCAAACTGCTGCAGGAAGAATGATTTTTGCAAAGCCTAAAATGATGGTTGATAAAACGGCATAA
- the ispD gene encoding 2-C-methyl-D-erythritol 4-phosphate cytidylyltransferase: MRKEKFVSVIIAAAGKGKRMNSHINKQYLNIGEKPVLAHTIEVFNKCSFIDEIIVVTHPDEVAYCKEKVINFFGLEKVTKVVAGGKERQESIFNGLKAVYQKCDIVVIHDGARPFVREEYILKSIDEAIKHKAVGVGVPVKDTIKVVDEEKNIKNTLNRNVLWAIQTPQTFDYQLLLRAHKKAIEDGYLGTDDTVLVERLGEKVRMLMSSYDNIKITTPEDLYIGEAILRNRK; encoded by the coding sequence TTGAGAAAAGAAAAATTTGTTTCTGTGATTATTGCGGCAGCAGGAAAAGGGAAAAGAATGAATAGCCATATTAATAAACAGTATTTGAATATAGGAGAAAAGCCTGTACTTGCTCATACTATCGAAGTTTTTAATAAGTGCTCTTTTATTGATGAAATAATTGTTGTAACACATCCTGATGAAGTTGCATATTGTAAAGAAAAGGTGATAAATTTTTTTGGGCTTGAAAAAGTAACAAAGGTTGTAGCAGGAGGTAAAGAACGTCAAGAGTCGATATTTAATGGGTTAAAGGCAGTATATCAAAAATGTGATATTGTAGTTATTCATGATGGTGCAAGACCGTTTGTAAGAGAAGAATATATTTTAAAGAGTATAGATGAGGCGATAAAGCATAAAGCCGTAGGGGTAGGTGTACCTGTAAAGGATACAATCAAAGTAGTGGATGAGGAAAAAAATATTAAAAATACGCTAAATAGAAATGTTCTTTGGGCTATACAAACTCCACAGACCTTTGACTATCAGTTGTTGTTGAGAGCCCATAAAAAAGCGATAGAAGATGGATATTTGGGTACAGATGATACTGTGTTAGTTGAAAGATTGGGTGAAAAAGTGAGAATGCTTATGAGTAGCTATGACAATATAAAAATAACTACACCAGAAGATTTGTATATAGGAGAAGCTATTTTAAGGAATAGAAAATAG
- the ispF gene encoding 2-C-methyl-D-erythritol 2,4-cyclodiphosphate synthase: MRIGMGYDVHKLVDGRKLILGGVEIPYKKGLLGHSDADVLLHAIKDALLGAAALGDIGKLFPDTDDKFKGVSSIKLLSEVNTILHTKGYIVNNIDSTIIAQKPKMAPYIEQMRRNIADTLGIGVDAVNVKATTTEGLGFTGMGEGIAAQAVASIIRFSVDK; encoded by the coding sequence ATGCGTATTGGTATGGGATATGATGTACATAAATTAGTTGATGGAAGAAAACTTATATTAGGTGGTGTTGAAATACCATATAAAAAGGGACTATTGGGACATTCTGATGCAGATGTACTCCTTCATGCTATAAAGGATGCATTGCTTGGAGCAGCAGCTCTTGGAGATATTGGAAAGCTATTTCCAGATACGGATGATAAGTTCAAGGGGGTTTCTAGTATAAAATTGTTATCAGAAGTAAATACTATTCTTCATACTAAAGGATATATAGTAAATAATATTGACAGTACGATTATTGCACAAAAGCCTAAAATGGCTCCATATATAGAGCAAATGAGAAGAAACATAGCAGATACTTTAGGGATAGGAGTAGATGCTGTGAATGTAAAGGCAACTACTACGGAAGGATTGGGCTTTACAGGAATGGGTGAAGGTATTGCAGCTCAAGCTGTTGCAAGTATTATAAGATTTTCTGTTGACAAATAA
- the proS gene encoding proline--tRNA ligase, with protein sequence MAKKEKAFVKDITPMEVDFPQWYTDVIKKTDMVDYSPVKGFMVIKPYGYAIWENIQSYMDKRFKDTGHKNMYFPLLIPESLLKKEAEHVEGFAPEVAWVTHGGNEKLAERLCVRPTSETIICSMYSKWLNSYRDLPYLYNQWCSVVRWEKSTRPFLRTSEFLWQEGHTLHETEEEAQAETIQMLNIYKETAEELLAIPVITGRKSEKEKFAGAQATYTMEALMHDGKALQAGTSHNLGQHFTKAFDITFLGRNGEMQHPYHTSWGVSTRLIGGIIMVHGDNRGLVLPPRVAPTQVIIIPIAQHKEGVLDKAYELKKALGEDIRIEIDDSENNSPGWKFNEWEMKGVPIRIEIGPRDIENNQVMIFRRDTLEKQAVPMEGLKETVTKLLDDIHYNMLEKARRYRDEKTYYVENFEDFKKKQEEKPGFAKAMWCGDRACEERIKAETGATIRCIPFEQEDLGNKCHFCGKEAKHMVYVARAY encoded by the coding sequence ATGGCAAAGAAGGAAAAAGCATTTGTAAAAGATATAACACCTATGGAGGTTGACTTTCCACAATGGTATACAGATGTTATTAAGAAAACGGATATGGTAGATTATTCACCAGTAAAAGGATTTATGGTTATTAAACCTTATGGCTATGCTATATGGGAAAATATTCAAAGCTATATGGACAAAAGATTCAAAGATACAGGACATAAAAATATGTATTTTCCATTACTTATTCCAGAAAGCTTATTAAAAAAAGAAGCAGAGCATGTTGAAGGATTTGCACCAGAGGTAGCGTGGGTAACTCATGGGGGAAATGAAAAGCTTGCAGAAAGACTATGTGTACGACCTACATCAGAAACTATTATCTGTTCTATGTATTCAAAATGGTTAAATTCATATAGAGATTTACCTTATCTTTATAACCAGTGGTGTAGTGTTGTAAGATGGGAAAAATCTACAAGACCTTTCTTAAGAACATCAGAGTTTTTATGGCAAGAAGGACATACTTTGCATGAAACGGAAGAAGAAGCACAAGCAGAGACTATTCAAATGCTTAACATATATAAAGAAACAGCAGAAGAATTATTAGCGATTCCTGTTATAACAGGAAGAAAGAGTGAAAAAGAAAAGTTTGCAGGAGCTCAGGCTACTTATACGATGGAAGCATTAATGCATGACGGTAAAGCACTTCAAGCTGGTACATCTCATAATTTAGGGCAGCATTTTACAAAAGCATTTGATATTACATTCTTAGGAAGAAATGGAGAAATGCAGCATCCATACCATACATCGTGGGGTGTATCTACAAGATTAATTGGCGGTATTATAATGGTTCATGGAGATAATAGAGGATTAGTACTTCCTCCTAGAGTAGCGCCAACTCAAGTGATTATTATTCCTATTGCACAGCATAAGGAAGGTGTCTTAGACAAAGCTTATGAGCTTAAGAAAGCTTTAGGAGAAGATATTAGAATAGAAATTGATGATAGTGAAAACAATTCACCAGGTTGGAAGTTTAATGAATGGGAAATGAAAGGAGTTCCAATCCGTATAGAGATAGGTCCTAGAGATATAGAAAATAATCAAGTAATGATTTTTAGAAGAGATACCTTAGAAAAGCAAGCTGTTCCAATGGAAGGATTAAAAGAGACAGTAACAAAATTGTTAGATGATATTCATTATAATATGTTAGAGAAAGCTCGTAGATATAGAGATGAAAAAACTTATTATGTAGAAAATTTTGAAGACTTTAAGAAAAAGCAAGAAGAAAAACCTGGTTTTGCAAAGGCTATGTGGTGTGGAGATCGTGCATGTGAAGAACGAATAAAAGCAGAAACAGGTGCGACGATAAGATGTATTCCATTTGAGCAAGAGGATTTGGGAAATAAGTGTCATTTTTGCGGAAAAGAAGCAAAGCATATGGTATACGTAGCAAGAGCATATTAA
- the proS gene encoding proline--tRNA ligase, translating to MRASKLYLNTLKEVPSEIEKISEKLLIRAGIMRKVGGSYAYLPLGYRIIEKINKIAKEVFDEAGIQEFTMLSQASEELYAQLVKKDLKSYKQLPFGFYQVQTVCQNAENKKGNINFSIVTFDKDLEGLNKHFEALHTYYEKIFKKCGLPTVQVKDIHNEEEILSGKFVRISDEGKEEIALCKDCGYKATRKRAKCIVDLPKQDEEMYPLEEVYTPNVKTIEELNKFLDVEEERLMKCLLLKGKDKFIAAFIRGDRDLNLTKLEDGLNLEPMELSFAEAEDVERITGAKTGFAGPIGIKDVTIVVDDEVVEMKNAIAGGNKTDYHIKNVNYERDFKADYIFDIKTIKEGDKCPKCNGHISIKRATQFGQIKKLKTDYSQQLGVTFIDELGKEKPVFMGNYILDITKILFGIVDANHDEGGIIWPMSVAPFHVIITVVNVKKEEQVLLGEKIYKELLDAGIEVLLDDRNERAGAKFKDADLLGIPIRITVGKKAGEGIVEYKIRNKEEKEEITYNQAVSNVLNMLNVVIDK from the coding sequence ATGAGAGCATCAAAACTGTATTTAAATACTTTAAAGGAAGTTCCTTCAGAGATTGAAAAAATATCAGAAAAGCTACTCATTAGAGCTGGTATTATGAGAAAGGTTGGGGGAAGCTATGCCTATTTGCCATTAGGATACAGGATTATTGAGAAAATAAATAAAATAGCAAAAGAAGTATTCGATGAAGCAGGAATACAAGAATTTACTATGCTTTCACAAGCAAGTGAAGAATTATATGCACAACTTGTGAAAAAAGACTTAAAGTCGTATAAGCAGCTTCCGTTTGGATTTTATCAAGTGCAAACAGTGTGTCAAAATGCGGAAAATAAAAAAGGAAATATCAATTTTTCTATAGTTACTTTTGATAAAGATTTAGAGGGCTTAAATAAACACTTTGAAGCTTTACACACATATTATGAAAAAATATTTAAAAAATGTGGATTACCTACAGTACAAGTGAAGGATATCCACAATGAAGAAGAAATATTATCTGGTAAATTTGTAAGGATTTCTGATGAAGGAAAAGAAGAAATCGCTTTATGTAAGGATTGTGGTTATAAGGCTACAAGAAAACGAGCAAAATGCATTGTAGATCTACCTAAACAAGATGAGGAAATGTATCCATTAGAAGAAGTTTATACACCAAATGTAAAAACTATTGAAGAACTAAATAAATTTTTGGATGTAGAAGAAGAACGACTAATGAAATGCTTATTACTAAAAGGAAAGGATAAATTTATAGCAGCATTTATTCGCGGAGATAGAGATTTAAATTTAACAAAGCTAGAAGATGGGCTAAATTTAGAACCGATGGAACTAAGTTTTGCAGAGGCTGAAGATGTAGAGCGTATTACAGGTGCAAAGACAGGTTTTGCAGGTCCAATAGGGATAAAGGATGTTACTATAGTTGTAGATGATGAAGTAGTAGAGATGAAAAATGCTATAGCAGGTGGGAACAAAACAGATTATCATATTAAAAATGTAAATTATGAAAGAGATTTCAAGGCTGATTATATTTTTGATATAAAAACCATAAAAGAAGGAGACAAATGTCCGAAATGTAATGGGCATATATCAATTAAGAGAGCTACCCAATTTGGGCAAATAAAGAAACTAAAAACAGACTATAGTCAACAATTAGGAGTTACATTTATTGATGAGCTTGGAAAAGAAAAACCTGTGTTTATGGGTAATTATATATTAGATATTACAAAAATATTATTTGGTATTGTAGATGCTAATCATGATGAAGGTGGAATTATATGGCCAATGAGTGTTGCACCTTTTCATGTAATAATTACTGTAGTGAATGTAAAGAAGGAAGAACAAGTCCTTTTAGGAGAAAAAATATATAAAGAATTATTAGATGCAGGCATTGAAGTATTGTTAGATGATAGAAACGAAAGAGCAGGAGCTAAGTTTAAAGATGCAGACCTTTTAGGTATTCCTATAAGAATTACGGTAGGAAAAAAAGCAGGAGAAGGTATTGTGGAGTATAAAATAAGAAATAAAGAAGAAAAAGAAGAGATTACTTATAATCAAGCAGTTTCAAATGTATTAAATATGTTAAATGTTGTTATAGATAAATAA
- the gltX gene encoding glutamate--tRNA ligase, producing MTVRVRFAPSPTGFVHIGSLRTALYNYLFAKQNNGKYILRIEDTDRTRYVEGAIENMIEALKWAGIEHDEGVVLENGKLVQKGEMGPYVQSERLEIYQKYIQKLLEEGHAYYCFCSKERLERVREEQKNNGETPKYDGHCRNISIEEAKRRIASGEEYVVRLKFPENREIAFSDVIRGNVVVNTNDLDDQVLMKTDGFPTYHFAVVVDDHLMKITHVIRGEEWIISTPKHAYLYEVLGWEAPKFVHLPNILNKDRKKLSKRQGDVAAEDFKRKGYLPQGLVNYLALVGWSPEDNQEIFSMEDLIEKFSLERVSKSGGVFDTDKLNWINAHYMKEASVEEITDLAIPHLVDAGYITKEEAKEKYEWLKDMVQLLQDRLSFAGEIVEKADIFFKTEITPEDEKAEEVLKLEHLPHLLEVFAQKVKEAEIVDESFGKTALKAIQKETGYKGKNLFMPIRVALTGEVHGPDLNLMMKVLGKQNILSRIEYVKTHLL from the coding sequence ATGACGGTAAGAGTTAGATTTGCACCAAGTCCTACAGGATTTGTACATATAGGAAGTTTAAGGACTGCTCTATATAATTATTTATTTGCAAAACAAAATAATGGTAAGTATATATTGAGAATAGAAGATACAGATAGAACAAGATATGTTGAAGGTGCCATAGAAAATATGATTGAAGCTTTAAAATGGGCTGGCATTGAGCATGATGAAGGAGTTGTGCTTGAAAATGGAAAGCTTGTTCAAAAAGGAGAAATGGGACCATATGTCCAATCAGAAAGACTTGAAATTTATCAAAAATATATTCAAAAGCTACTTGAAGAGGGACATGCATATTATTGCTTCTGTTCTAAAGAAAGATTAGAAAGAGTAAGAGAAGAACAAAAGAATAATGGAGAGACTCCTAAGTATGATGGTCATTGCAGAAATATTTCTATAGAAGAAGCAAAGAGAAGGATTGCGAGTGGGGAAGAATATGTAGTGAGATTAAAATTTCCTGAAAATAGAGAGATTGCTTTTTCTGATGTAATAAGAGGAAATGTAGTGGTTAATACAAATGATTTAGATGATCAGGTACTGATGAAAACAGATGGATTCCCAACATATCATTTTGCTGTTGTGGTAGATGATCATTTAATGAAGATTACTCATGTAATTCGTGGAGAAGAATGGATTATATCAACACCAAAGCATGCTTATTTATATGAAGTATTAGGATGGGAAGCACCAAAATTTGTACATCTTCCAAATATTTTAAATAAAGATAGAAAGAAATTAAGTAAAAGACAAGGGGATGTTGCTGCAGAAGACTTTAAGAGAAAAGGATATCTTCCGCAAGGACTTGTAAATTACTTAGCACTTGTAGGTTGGAGTCCAGAGGATAATCAAGAGATTTTCTCTATGGAGGATTTGATTGAAAAATTTTCACTAGAGAGAGTATCTAAAAGTGGAGGGGTATTTGATACAGACAAGTTAAACTGGATTAATGCTCACTATATGAAAGAAGCTTCTGTTGAAGAGATTACTGATTTAGCTATTCCTCATCTTGTAGATGCTGGATATATTACAAAAGAAGAAGCGAAAGAGAAATATGAATGGCTAAAGGATATGGTACAATTACTACAGGATAGACTTTCCTTTGCTGGTGAAATCGTAGAAAAAGCAGATATTTTCTTTAAAACAGAAATAACACCAGAAGATGAAAAAGCTGAGGAGGTTCTAAAGCTTGAGCATCTACCGCATCTATTAGAAGTATTTGCACAAAAGGTAAAGGAAGCTGAAATAGTTGATGAATCATTTGGAAAAACAGCATTAAAAGCTATTCAAAAAGAAACTGGGTATAAAGGGAAAAATCTTTTTATGCCGATCAGAGTGGCACTAACAGGAGAAGTACATGGTCCTGACTTGAATTTGATGATGAAAGTTTTAGGGAAACAAAATATACTATCTCGCATAGAATATGTAAAAACACATCTATTATAA